The window CACACAAATGCTTGAGCTGGTAGAGAACCGGGCAAGGCAAATGGAATTGCATTCACAATGTTTTCAAGATCCTTCAGAAAGTGAGAGATCTTCAGATAAGACAAAGATGGATTCCAACCAACCAGAAAGATCTTCAAGAAGACCTCGCCGACAGCGGACCAGTGAAAGCCGTGATCTCTGTCACATAGCAAATGGGATTGAAGACTGTGATGATCAACCacctaaagaaaagaaatccaaatcTGCCAAGAAAAAGAAACGTTCAAAAGCCaaacaggaaagagaagcttCACCTGTTGAGTTTGCAATAGATCCCAATGAACCTACATACTGCTTATGTAACCAAGTGTCTTATGGGGAAATGATAGGATGTGACAATGAACAATGTCCAATTGAGTGGTTTCATTTTTCATGTGTTTCACTTACTTATAAACCAAAGGGAAAATGGTATTGCCCAAAGTGCAGAGGAGATAATGAGAAAACGATGGACAAAAgtactgaaaaaacaaaaaaagatagaagatcGAGGTAGTAGAGACCATCACATTTTAAGGgattatttgtcttttatataaTTCATTTACTTTACAGAAAATGTTTTAGGATAAATGCATAAGGCTATGcaataatttttaatcattagTATTAATGGAGTATTAAAAGTTGTCGTACTTTGTCTGTGGTTTACTTTTCTGCACTGAATAACCAAATGTTTTAAAGTCAGGTGGTCTTAGAATAACACATGGAAAGAATTAGGAACAGTGGGAACaggttgcttttattttttccacaaatTATACATATCTCATTGTCacttaaaatggaaatgttaatGGGTAGACACCAAAGGTTTATTAGCATTTAATTCTTCCTCTACACTTTAAAAGTTTTTAGACTCTTCAACTGATGTGAACTCTTTTACCTCTGTGGTATATTGAACCTTATCTCTAGTCTCATGAGGACTCATTTGAGGAGCTAGAGAGGAAAGTTAATTTAGGATTCCATATGGAATAATGTACTCTTATCAGAGTACCTTGCTGTTGCATTTTTCTTAGCAGCATTTTGATACACTGTCAGTAACCCATTTGTAAATGACTCCTTTTCACAAAAGCAGCTATTAATCCGcctgtgttttaaaatttaaaagttctcctTAATAAACTTGGGCACTACAGAGTAGTTGGTATACCAAAAATACTACCGTTTAGAGTGACATAATATGAGCTTGTGTAGCAGTATGGGTTCACATTGTTTTGGGGCATTCTTAAAGGTGTATTGTATTTCCTGAtactaaaaacaataacaaataccCCAACTCTGAACTTCTGTGTGATCTGCTGGAATGCGTGGGTATTATTCTAATCAACTGGAAAGCAATATAGTAGTTCTTAATATCTGTATACCAAACAGTTGTTTTAAATAGTTTTGCTGTCATTTAAACAATTTGCCTTCATTTAAACAATTTCCAACAGTGATGACACATCATTATTTTA of the Sarcophilus harrisii chromosome 6, mSarHar1.11, whole genome shotgun sequence genome contains:
- the ING2 gene encoding inhibitor of growth protein 2 isoform X1 yields the protein MLGQQQQQQQQQLYPAAGLLAGERGRLLSCYVQDYLECVESLPLDMQRNVSVLREIDTKYQEALKEIDDACEKYKKENDPHQKKRLQQNLQRALINSQELGDEKIQIVTQMLELVENRARQMELHSQCFQDPSESERSSDKTKMDSNQPERSSRRPRRQRTSESRDLCHIANGIEDCDDQPPKEKKSKSAKKKKRSKAKQEREASPVEFAIDPNEPTYCLCNQVSYGEMIGCDNEQCPIEWFHFSCVSLTYKPKGKWYCPKCRGDNEKTMDKSTEKTKKDRRSR
- the ING2 gene encoding inhibitor of growth protein 2 isoform X2, whose protein sequence is MCVFPAVKPYGQELLTQCLVQEALKEIDDACEKYKKENDPHQKKRLQQNLQRALINSQELGDEKIQIVTQMLELVENRARQMELHSQCFQDPSESERSSDKTKMDSNQPERSSRRPRRQRTSESRDLCHIANGIEDCDDQPPKEKKSKSAKKKKRSKAKQEREASPVEFAIDPNEPTYCLCNQVSYGEMIGCDNEQCPIEWFHFSCVSLTYKPKGKWYCPKCRGDNEKTMDKSTEKTKKDRRSR